The sequence GTGATTGCAGAAACCCCCCTCCTCAGGATTGTTGAGTTTtacttttctctcccttttgaaggaaaacaacaatttaaaaaacGATCAAAAGGTAATCAAAATATCTGGGGAACAATCATatgtccttttttattttgtgtttttcataGAAGTTATTTCAAGCTTTCTTCTAGCAGGCATGTGTACCCATGTCCCTTCAACTATTTTCTCTTAGATAAAGTTAGACTCACAAATATTAGAgggttgtttttattctttttgggGATGGAGAAAGTTTATGTTGGTTTAGTTGTTTGTTGTGCTTTAATAGTTGAATTAAGGTCACATATGCTAAGTGCTTTTAAATATCTTGTCTTCACCTAAGTGCCTAAATATCTTTCTGACTGCACTTTTCCTTGCTAGATCCtcaaagggcaggaaaaaatcGTGGAAGATGCATCTTCCAGAGTCATGTGGCACTTGGACAACAGCACTGTACCTGGCAGAGTTGTGCTGGCTTTGCTCCTGTTCCCTTTGTGCGTAGCCTTGCAGGTCACCTCTGCATCTGGCTCCACTCCAACGACCTTCATGGTGCTGTACATCCCCCCAGCCGTGACCAGAGGTGCCTTCAGGTCATACAaaacaacactctcaggcacatcaAGGCTGATGTTCTCAGGGTAGAAAGACCTCGCCAAACAAGCCGTGTTCAGTTTGTTGTCATGTTGTTTAAGCTTCTCTGATTTGAGCACAATGACTTCTGGGGCAGATTCTTTTTgactctctgaaaaaaaaaaaaagaagcattgtTTTGTGTTGACTTCATTTTTCTGCATGCTTTTCTGAGAGCTAAATCATGAGTAGTTCAGATACAGTCCAGCCACATCTGTCCCCTGACAGCTGAGTGTCTTTCTatgtttatttcttccttctgtttgcCATAGAGGAGATCAAAGATGGAAAGGGAGTATAAGGGTGGGATTTTCATTGGAGCTTCTAATCTCTTGGACTCCTAAACTTGTCctcatatacatatacacacacacacacacacatatatatttaactgAGGGACCTTGAAATGAGGGAGGGAAGTTTTAAGAATATAACAGAAATTATCatattaatttctaattaaaaaaattaaatactaagAACATTATTTACTTCAAGAGTAGCTTAATATGCTTGATACGTATGATATATATTAAAAGTTTTTAgtgttcttttttaattaccCAAAAATGCTTCACTTGATGAGGCTGAAAGGCTTAACCATAATACACAGGGAGAGAAGACTTCAGAAATATGTTATTAGTAAAACAAGTGGAACTTACTTGGCTCAACTGAAAAAGTTGTTCCCGTTCCAAATACGAGCTTGTCTGTTGCCACACTGTTTGCACATAGTCAAATAAACCCACCTTCCTCACCATACTCTAAAGGTGTATAAAACCAGACAATAAAATGCCAGAGTTGTCCAAAGGATCCATATACGGACAGCAATGAAAGTGCTCAAAAATCAGCAAAATCCTGAGGgcagaaaacaataatttcattGTAGAGTGATTTTAAACAACTTGATCCAGGCCAAAGCTTTTAAAACCCTTCTCTCTTCTATTATCTCAATAAGCAATATACTTCCAGAATAAGTACTCCTAGGAATTCTGCAGTTCTCTTCTTCACtatatttccttttcccattctttcttcaaaatgtaTTGTTCCTTTGGTAATCTGAGGTTTTTGAATGAGACCTTAGGGCATTTGTGCCACTGTGAGCTACCCCAAGTTCTCAGCACAGTGATATACTGAGTTACAAAAAGTGctgcttccttcccttttcctgtacAGTGTTTCATGTGAGACTTGGAGTTATATGCCCTATACACCACATAAGAAATCACATGGACTTTAAAATAGGGATCTGaaggtggaaagaaaagagatttgaaCCTGTAAGATTATAATGAAGGATTATAATGTTTGTCTGGTAAGGCTCAGATTTTAGTCTCATGACTAAAGTCTGAGTATTATTCTACAGCAATTAGCAAAATTCTTCAGAGTTACAGACATGGGACTTTTTTGATGTTGTTTTTGTATTCTTTATGCTCTGATTTTGTTGcccaggaagaaaaggaatacaCTTAATCTGGGGTTTTAGATTTGTTATCTTTCTGGATGGACCAGTGTGAGGATCATTTGCTGCCTCAGGAAGTCTTTATCCTGCTTTTCgtactttaaaaaattaaaaagaaattattgttCTTTACTAGGCAGAGATACATTCTTCTGTGTGAGGAGTTATTAAACAAGGATTTTGCTCTGGGTGGTGCAAAGAGGATTGACCAAATCCTGCACAATGGGCAAGTTCTGCATCCTTAGTGCCACCTGAAACTAAGGGCTTGGGTGAAACATTAAATGCAAGGAAAGATAAATTTCGCTTGAATATATCCTTCATATGTAGGCTGGacagcaaagcagctgccacttcagtgtTAGAAGGGAAGTTGTGGTGGTGAAATCTTGCCTGACTGTTATTGAAGATGCTATAAAAGGTAACTTTGCAATGCAAGGATGGAAACACAGCCACATGATACAAGCAAATTATGTTTAATTGAAACATGAATCATGTCATATTCGCAGTAGGGTAAGTGCATGGGTACCTCTTCCCCTACCCCAGACAATGCTTAAAAGGACATGTTGTAGTTCTCTTACCCTGAGGTAGCAGCTCTAAGCTAAACTCATATTAACAACttataaggaaaaagaaaacttgggTACAGGTGGTATACCAAGGAAATACAATTTAATACCAATCTCTAACTGCTGTCAAGCTGGAGAAGgccaggaagaagggaaatatATTaacatcctgaaaaaaaaatcatatgtgGTGGGAGATTATAAGGCAATTGTGAGCTAGTATAGGATTTTTCTACCCAAGTGACAGGGACAGCAAGGGGAAAAGGTGCAAAAGTGCTGGTCTGGTCCTCCACTAAAGCAGTGCTGAAAATTGGCCATGAGGATTAATAAACATACAccaaaaaggaggagggaggggaccTCTAAGATGACCAGAGCATGAAGAGGCCACACTGGAAATGGccctcctctcttcccagaAGCTATGAGTTGCCTGGGTGACTTCAGGCAGGCTCTAAGACCTCCTTAGTGTTTAGCAGCAGTGGAGATTCTGCAGCAATCTAATCTATAGCCCATGAAGATGTTTAAGAATGAATGCATTAACTTAGGTTTGCTCTGATAGTGAAGTACACTGGCATTGTCAGAAACTCAGACAGTGTTCCTTGCAGTGGTCCATGAAGATATAATGAATTTGAAGAAACTGCAGCTGTCATGGGCAAAGAAAGGATCTGGGCCATGGAGGAAAACATTAATCATGCAGTTCAAGAGGGAATTAATGCATAATCTCTTAAATCACTGAATGGAAGGAGAAATGGCAGGAAGAGTGGGAGAATTGTAACACTAGATGGAGGTGGTGGATAAAGGGGCACTGTTTGCTGTGAGCTGAGATGAAGATAGAGGGATCCATCTCAATGGTGATGCTCAGTAGTAGAGTGTAGGGTCATGATCTGGTCAGGGAAAACCAGACCTGCCACATGAAACTGAAGTCTTCTTACCTAGCTTCGAGGACTTGCATTTGAGGGAGTCATCTGAATGTTGTGAAGAGAGTCATGCACCAAATACAATTGACTGAACTGTTTTATCTCTCTAAAGTAGCTTGGGAAGCGAAAAATTTCTTTAGAACCAATTGTTTCTCTGCAGTGAAGTAGAGGGGACACAATGTGTAACTTAGAAACTTCTAAAGTGTGTCAAGTAAAAACATGAATCTGCTGAACTGGAGTTGGTACGAGTATGTTCAAAATCAAATGATCTGGAAACCAGCATCTGTATTTGAGTGTGAGAAAAACTGGCATGGCATATAGTGATTGTCCCATAGCTTGAACCCCAGTCAGAATCAGATGTGTTCTTCAGGATGCAGCTGTCTGGGGGAAGACGATGCCGTGAGGAAGTGGGGTAAGTTGCACCTTCAGGCTTTTCCAGAAGTCAGTTTGTGCTGGGTGGTTCAGTCTCCTTAAACCACTGTGTCACCGAGTCCACACAGTGGTGAATAGTCATACAAAAACTGTCTTTTCATTTCAATGTCAGGTGACACCTCTTCTTTGATGTCTTTTGAATGCTgcactttttcttcctctgcccttTTGTTGCTGGAAAATCAAACCACATTTACAGTTATTAATAATAGCATTGCCGGCATCACCTTTATGGCAGATTAAGGTAATAATACAACTCTTACTGAAATATTGCCCACAGTTGCTGACACTGAATATGGATCAATTTGGATTGTAAGAGACATTTTGATTccagatatatttttaataaaattctaGAGATTTAATGTAGGATATTTTCTTAAGAATGTCAAGAACCAGATGCAGTCGAATTATTTTCTTATGTATTAAGATTATTCTGTACCTAAAATCATTTGTATCTCTAATATTTCCATGCTCTAGGAAAAATAAGTCTCTGATACACAAATTCTTCAGAGGTTAATTTTCCTTGGTATCACTGCCTCTTTTTCTGTGTGGATTCtgggtgggaggagaggggtTGTGGTGGAAAGGGATGGTGATATTTGACCCAGAAACAGAGAATTAAAGAATAGATGAGGATGGAAGGGATGTTACAAGACTGTTAACTCCCAACCCCCTGCTCAAAGTAAGGTCAGATAAAGCAGGTCACTAAGGACTATGTCTAGTTGAGTTTTGCATAtgaagactccacaacctctcttgGCAAATTGTCCAGGTCCAGGATGTGAAaaatcttttgctttgtttaagTGGAATTTCCTGCATTTCACTTTGTGCCCATTTGCTCTTGTCCTTTCCCTGGGTACCACTCAGAAGAGTTTGGCTTAATCCTCTTTACTCCCCTCTGTCAGGTATTTATACAGAGAGGATCCCCTGCTTCCCAATCAACCTTTCTTCCAGGCTGAACCACCTGGttctcccagcctctcctcaccATGATAGACACTACAATTCCTTAGTGATTCCTtagagagtggtggtgaacagttggcagccggtcacttGTGGTGCCCCCCAGGCATCAGTGTTGgtcccagttctgtttaatatctttattgatgatctggatgagggcatcaagtgtaccattagcaaatttgcagatgacaccaagttgggggggagtgctgatctgctggaaggcaggagggctctgcagaggggcctggacaagctggagggATGGTTTGATTCCgaggggatgaggttcaacaaggccaagtgtcgggtcctccactttggccacaacaacccccggcagcgctacaggctggggacagagtggctggaaagcagccaggcaggaaaggACCTGGCAGtgtggattgacaggaagctgaacatgagccagcagtgtgcccaggtggccaagaaggccaatggcatcctggcctggatcaggaacagtgtggccaacaggtccagggaagtgattcttcccctgtactcagcgctggtgaggccacatctaTCGATCCCAAGTCTCGCTGATATTTCCCAGAGCAAGTTCAGTCAACTGTCATTTGAGAAAGGGCCCTGCCaccactgcagtccctccccctttttgtgcttcctctccctgcagtggcATCACTGTGTGCTGCCTGGCACAGAAGTAGGTGGCTGTGTCCGAGGCTGTAAGGGaatgcagctgcagggagaccTTGCTTTTGATTTTATCTGCAGAAAGGGTAACTCGGCCTTGGAAGGTTAGGGAATAGCCTGTGTTATTCCCAAAAGGGTAGATCCAGCCTACAAATTGCAGGTGCCCTCCTGGGGTCTGACGGACACAATTCCAGTCATATCGAGGGCTGTCCAGAGCTGTTCCCTCTATAGTGCAGGTGAGTGAGAATGAGCCAGAGACCTTCCCTGCCTTAGGACCAGATGCCACCATCTTTATGTTGGAAAGGGTACCTGGAAAGACATAGGGCAGGTGGGAGATTTGAGTGCCTGTGAGAAAGCTCATGGGTGCAGTAATCCATCCTGGGGTTGTAGGGtccacaaaaccagaattttggCCTTTAGTTCCAGAACTTATGCCTAGAGGCAGTGGCTTGTCCAGACACCACAGACCAAAGAACTGCTGAGGTAGGAGACTCACAAGACCCTGTGTAATTGCTTGTTAATGCTGTATCTTAAATATGAATCCAGAAGCTTGGTAGAAGGAGAGCGTGGAGttcccagcctttcctggtTTGCCTGCTCCTTTCACCAGCTATGCTTGAACACATATCCCCATGCACAGAGAGTGCAGAGAACAGGCTGGATGTGGACACACAGGAATTGGTTTGTTAGTTGCCCATGAACACCAGAGAGACAAGAAGCTTTTTGGCCTTCTATTGGGGCTCTTAAACCTTCCCAAGAAATGTCCTACCCCTAGAAAATACCAAGTCTGCTCAGAGTGAGACTGTGCAGCTCCAGAGTGAGTCCTGAGGGTGCAGGATGCACAAAACCAGAGAtgtgctctgggagctgcttctAGGGATGGTGGCCTGTGTGTCCACAGCAGCCCCACATTGCAGTGTGGAAGAACTGTGGCTGATGTAGGAGATACATGGCACAGGAGAGGTGCAATGAGCCCCTGGGTGCTGTCAGCCCCTCTCCACCTGTCACCAGCTGCACCTGAAAGCTTACACCTGCCAAGGCACATGgccacagccacagcaacaAGAGGATAGGTGCAGGGTGCTCAAAGGCCCCCCATCACTTTCACCTGTTGTGTCACACTCTCAGGATTGCTCCCCACCACCACAGACAGCACATTCAGCAGGGACAGGGTGTTTGGTCAGGGGAAAGGAGAATGCTGGGCTGCTACAGcctgctcctctcccttttACAGAGGAAAGTTAAAGCTCCAAAGATGTCCCCATTCCCTGACACAACCTTTCTCTGTTCACGGGCTGGATACTTCAAAATGGCCCTGTGTTCCTGAGACCCCTCTTGGGACCTGTCTTACCTCCTGCAGTTGCTGCCAAGAGAAGACATAACATCAGAatcacctcctgctccttctcctccagctacAGCCTGGTTCTCCCCAGGTCCCACCTCCAGCAGGACAGAGCATTCTCTGGGGGTCTGCAGAGATGGGTCGGGTTAccatggcagggcagagctcagaTCTGCCTAGGGCACAAAGACCCAGCCTGGCTCCCATCCCTTCTAGCCCTGGGACTGGTGGATCTCTCTTCTATGCCTGGCAGTGGGGTACTGCAGGGCTATAACAGACATCCATCCTCCAACCTGCACACATCCTATGGGAGGGCAGGAAAGGACAAAGTATTTTGGGAATTATACATGTCCCAGGCAGAGGAACCACCCCCCCCCTTGTCTGTGTACTCTTCCCAGGAAAGGGAGAGCTCTCACCTTTAGGGAGTGCAGAAAAGGTGATGACCAGCATCCAGAGGACTATTGCAGGCTTCCCCAGAGGAATCTGCATGGTGCACCGAGAATTATGAAAGTAATATTGTGGGGCTGAGAAGAGCTCACACATTCCTCTCTTTGGGTCAGCAGAGAAATGGCCTGTCCTTCCAGCACTGAAGGCTCAGGCTTCCTTCCAACTCCTGGCAGATTTGCAGCCTTTTCTGGGCACTTTGTAGCTGCAGGTCCTTTGAACATGGGGGAGTTGGGTACACACGTCACTGCTGCCCTGGGTGGGGCAGGAAACCACACTTGCTTTTTTGTACTGCTCAGTCTGCACTGGAAGTGCAGGgacttctcttccctccccagggccCCTCACCCTTGTGTCTCTGAACCTCCTGTAAGGGGCTGTGGCCCTGGAGATGACTGTGGTCATGCAGTGGCTGGAAGGGGACAGCTCCACACTGTGGAGAGGATTTTCTCCTCTGGAGTGGTatcctccctccctcagctgccttACATGAGGGGATACGACCCCTGCCTGTCACTTCTGAGGTGTTCTGCCTGGCAATATGTCAGGGATAGGAGCTGAGGTAGGGGAAAATGTCC is a genomic window of Chiroxiphia lanceolata isolate bChiLan1 chromosome 12, bChiLan1.pri, whole genome shotgun sequence containing:
- the LOC116792958 gene encoding LOW QUALITY PROTEIN: Ig heavy chain Mem5-like (The sequence of the model RefSeq protein was modified relative to this genomic sequence to represent the inferred CDS: substituted 2 bases at 2 genomic stop codons) codes for the protein MQIPLGKPAIVLWMLVITFSALPKGTLSNIKMVASGPKAGKVSGSFSLTCTIEGTALDSPRYDWNCVRQTPGGHLQFVGWIYPFGNNTGYSLTFQGRVTLSADKIKSKVSLQLHSLTASDTATYFCARQHTYGEEGGFIXLCANSVATDKLVFGTGTTFSVEPSNQKESAPEVIVLKSEKLKQHDNKLNTACLARSFYPENISLDVPESVVLYDLKAPLVTAGGMYSTMKVVGVEPDAEVTCKATHKGNRSKASTTLPEEKTEEFGTVNDCSITDASKRGDVKTNALFMAVLALRVLLAKSIIFNALMSIKLFLFQANPEHLRFYXKSVGCFKWQSTKSG